The Azospirillum baldaniorum genome contains a region encoding:
- a CDS encoding GcrA family cell cycle regulator, whose protein sequence is MSWTDERVQQLKDLWAQGLSASEIADILGDITRNAVIGKAHRLGLSGRPSPIKKKPTRGATILALTERMCKWPVGDPKHQDFHFCGKPSLPGLPYCAEHAAVAYQPASSGKKRDEDRNTGERNVGAA, encoded by the coding sequence ATGAGTTGGACGGACGAACGGGTTCAGCAGCTTAAGGACCTCTGGGCCCAGGGGCTGAGCGCGAGTGAAATCGCGGACATCCTGGGCGACATCACCCGCAACGCGGTGATCGGAAAGGCGCACCGCCTCGGCTTGTCGGGACGCCCGTCGCCGATCAAGAAGAAGCCGACCCGCGGCGCGACGATCCTCGCTTTGACCGAGCGCATGTGCAAATGGCCGGTCGGCGACCCGAAGCACCAGGACTTCCATTTCTGCGGCAAGCCCTCACTGCCCGGCCTGCCGTATTGCGCCGAGCACGCGGCGGTGGCCTACCAGCCGGCGTCCTCCGGCAAAAAGCGCGACGAGGACCGCAACACCGGTGAGCGCAACGTCGGCGCCGCCTAG
- a CDS encoding methyl-accepting chemotaxis protein: MEGLLARISISGKIYSVVAILGVVAAIIGGVGSFGMQTYDDKFDQIQNWSRRALINEQINSLIYKVVMDSRGIYAADGTADATPYAKNIVGATGELEKLVAKLETLLPPDSKAAFGETQQTARAFVLHRNEVARLGMEVGPDKAREHGDTPEARALRSKLGQFLEKASERNMQGIDKANEELTAVNSLMTTLMMVVGIGGGLGALALSVLVARIGISRPIAGITDVMARLATGDTSVTVPGLSRGDEIGGMAKAVAVFKDNAVDRERMRVAEEAERRAKERRTHAVEELVQSFDRNVSGILRTVASAATELEATAQSMLTTADQTKGQAASTAAAAEQASVNVQTVAAATNELSASINEISGQVTRSTNIASHAVGEAQQTNERVQGLVAQAQRIGDVVKLITDIASQTNLLALNATIEAARAGEAGKGFAVVASEVKNLANQTAKATEEIASQIASMQEATGGAAAAINGIGDTIGTISEIATIIASAVEEQGSATGEIARNVQQAAQGTHLVTTNITEVSDGATQTGSAATQVLGAAGELSRQSEVLRTEVERFLAGIRAA; this comes from the coding sequence ATGGAGGGTCTTCTTGCGCGCATCAGCATCAGCGGCAAAATCTACAGCGTTGTCGCGATTCTGGGTGTGGTGGCTGCCATCATTGGTGGCGTCGGCTCGTTTGGAATGCAGACCTACGACGACAAGTTCGACCAGATTCAGAACTGGTCCCGGCGCGCCCTGATCAACGAACAGATCAACAGCCTAATTTACAAGGTCGTCATGGACAGCCGCGGCATCTACGCCGCGGATGGGACGGCGGACGCCACGCCCTACGCCAAGAACATCGTCGGCGCCACCGGCGAACTGGAAAAGCTCGTGGCCAAGCTCGAAACCCTGCTGCCTCCGGATAGCAAGGCCGCCTTCGGCGAGACGCAGCAAACGGCGCGCGCCTTTGTCCTGCACCGCAACGAGGTTGCCCGCCTTGGAATGGAGGTTGGCCCGGACAAGGCGCGTGAGCACGGCGACACCCCCGAGGCTCGCGCCCTGCGCAGCAAGCTGGGCCAGTTCCTGGAGAAGGCCTCCGAACGCAACATGCAGGGCATCGACAAGGCCAACGAGGAACTGACCGCCGTGAACAGCCTGATGACGACGCTCATGATGGTCGTCGGCATCGGCGGTGGCCTCGGTGCGCTGGCGTTGAGCGTCCTGGTCGCGCGCATCGGCATCTCCCGCCCGATCGCCGGGATCACCGACGTCATGGCCCGTCTGGCGACCGGCGACACCTCGGTGACGGTGCCGGGCCTCAGCCGTGGCGACGAGATCGGCGGCATGGCCAAGGCGGTGGCGGTCTTCAAGGACAACGCCGTGGACCGCGAGCGCATGAGGGTCGCCGAGGAGGCGGAGCGCCGGGCCAAGGAACGGCGCACCCACGCCGTCGAGGAACTGGTGCAGTCCTTTGACCGGAACGTCTCCGGCATCCTGCGCACCGTCGCCTCCGCCGCGACGGAACTGGAGGCCACGGCACAGAGCATGCTGACGACCGCCGACCAGACCAAGGGGCAGGCGGCCAGCACGGCGGCCGCGGCCGAACAGGCCTCGGTCAACGTGCAGACCGTCGCCGCGGCGACCAACGAGCTGAGCGCGTCGATCAACGAGATCAGCGGTCAGGTGACCCGCTCCACCAACATCGCCAGCCACGCGGTGGGCGAGGCGCAGCAGACCAACGAGCGCGTCCAGGGCCTCGTCGCGCAGGCGCAGCGGATCGGCGACGTGGTGAAGCTGATCACCGACATCGCCAGCCAGACCAACCTGCTGGCGCTGAACGCGACGATCGAGGCGGCGCGCGCCGGGGAGGCCGGCAAGGGCTTCGCCGTCGTGGCGTCGGAGGTGAAGAACCTCGCCAACCAGACCGCCAAGGCGACGGAGGAGATCGCCTCCCAGATCGCCTCCATGCAGGAGGCCACCGGCGGGGCGGCGGCGGCCATCAACGGGATCGGCGACACCATCGGCACGATCAGCGAGATCGCCACGATCATCGCCTCGGCGGTGGAGGAGCAGGGATCGGCGACCGGCGAGATCGCCCGCAACGTGCAGCAGGCCGCTCAGGGCACCCATCTGGTGACCACCAACATCACCGAGGTCAGCGACGGCGCCACCCAGACCGGCTCCGCCGCCACCCAGGTGCTGGGCGCCGCCGGGGAGCTGTCCCGCCAGTCGGAGGTCCTGCGGACGGAGGTTGAGCGCTTCCTGGCCGGCATCCGCGCCGCGTAA
- a CDS encoding phosphatidylserine decarboxylase — MSALNTVVVPIHRAGWPFIAAFAVVSLILGLAVAKPLGWLGLVLTLWCVYFFRDPDRVTPTRPGLLVSPADGRVTMIVPAVPPPELGMGDKPLTRVSIFLNVFNVHVNRVPADGTVVAAEYHKGTFVNAALDKASEENERAAFRHRLPDGREIAYVQIAGLVARRILYWVKAGQEVKAGERFGLIRFGSRTDVYLPDGVVPLVCVGQTAIGGETVLADLTATEPQRQGDVRR, encoded by the coding sequence ATGTCCGCCCTCAATACCGTAGTCGTTCCGATCCACCGCGCCGGCTGGCCCTTCATCGCCGCCTTCGCCGTGGTCTCCCTGATTCTCGGGCTTGCCGTGGCGAAGCCGCTGGGCTGGCTGGGTCTCGTGCTCACCCTGTGGTGCGTGTATTTCTTCCGCGATCCCGATCGCGTGACGCCGACGCGCCCCGGCCTGCTGGTCAGCCCCGCCGACGGGCGCGTGACCATGATCGTTCCCGCGGTTCCGCCGCCGGAGCTGGGCATGGGCGACAAGCCGCTAACCCGCGTCAGCATCTTCCTCAACGTCTTCAACGTGCACGTCAACCGCGTGCCGGCGGACGGCACGGTGGTCGCGGCGGAGTATCACAAGGGCACCTTCGTGAACGCCGCGCTGGACAAGGCCAGCGAGGAGAACGAGCGCGCCGCCTTCCGCCACCGTCTTCCCGACGGGCGTGAGATTGCCTATGTGCAGATCGCCGGCCTCGTCGCCCGCCGCATCCTCTACTGGGTGAAGGCCGGCCAGGAGGTCAAGGCGGGCGAGCGGTTCGGCCTGATCCGATTCGGCAGCCGCACCGACGTCTATCTGCCGGACGGCGTGGTTCCGCTGGTCTGCGTCGGGCAGACGGCGATCGGCGGCGAGACCGTGCTGGCCGACCTGACCGCCACCGAACCGCAACGGCAGGGGGATGTCCGCCGATGA
- a CDS encoding oxidoreductase, with protein MAKDIFRIAVIGAGETGTPLLTQLLDAPFVEILGVADLDAEAPGMRLARARGVATTTDFMDLARLGEAVDVLIDVTGVPKVREALRQHMQDSGNTHTLIVHEMVVQLMLSLLSGRLVQLKHEVEEY; from the coding sequence ATGGCCAAGGACATCTTCCGCATCGCCGTGATCGGCGCCGGCGAAACCGGAACGCCCCTGCTGACGCAGCTTCTGGACGCTCCCTTCGTCGAGATCCTCGGCGTCGCCGACCTGGACGCCGAGGCGCCCGGCATGCGGCTTGCCCGCGCGCGCGGCGTCGCCACCACGACCGATTTCATGGACCTCGCCCGGCTCGGCGAGGCGGTGGACGTGCTGATCGACGTGACCGGCGTGCCGAAGGTGCGCGAGGCGCTGCGCCAGCACATGCAGGACAGCGGCAACACCCACACGCTGATCGTCCACGAGATGGTGGTGCAACTGATGCTGTCGCTGCTGAGCGGCCGTCTGGTGCAGTTGAAGCACGAGGTCGAGGAGTACTGA
- a CDS encoding NADP-dependent isocitrate dehydrogenase: MRETTPITVARGDGIGPEITDAVLHVMEAAGARLKVEEVPAGEQVYRRGHLGGLDAAGWGSIRRTRVFLKGPITTPQGYGNKSLNVTARTTLGLFANVRPCVSHHPYVRTRHPRMDVVIIRENEEDLYAGIEHRQTDDVIQSVKLISRPGSERIVRYAFDYARANHRRKVTAFVKDNVMKMTDGLFLKIFNEIAAEYPEIKADHLIVDIGAARLADQPERFDVIVTLNLYGDIVSDIAAQITGSVGLAGSANIGDACAMFEAIHGSAPMIAGQGIANPSGLLMAAVMMLVHIGQGDVAARIHNAWLKTIEDGVHTVDIFNRGVSRQRVGTHAFADAVVERLGQMPVTLPTVGYAVTARPAYESGVRLSPRRKAVKELVGVDVFLHWPGGNPDELAGLVLPVATPALRLSSISNRSQKVWPEGNIGVFCTDHWRCRFLAPEGVAVGHPDIVELLSGLARAGLDFTQTENLCNFDGKSGFSAT, encoded by the coding sequence ATGCGCGAAACCACCCCCATCACGGTCGCCCGCGGCGACGGCATCGGTCCGGAGATCACCGACGCGGTGCTTCACGTGATGGAGGCCGCCGGCGCCCGCCTGAAGGTGGAGGAGGTGCCGGCGGGCGAGCAGGTCTACCGCCGCGGCCATCTGGGCGGGCTGGACGCCGCCGGCTGGGGGTCGATCCGCCGCACCCGCGTCTTCCTGAAGGGGCCGATCACCACGCCCCAGGGCTATGGCAACAAGTCGCTGAACGTCACCGCGCGGACCACGCTGGGGCTGTTCGCCAACGTGCGGCCCTGCGTGTCGCACCATCCCTACGTCCGCACGCGGCACCCGCGCATGGACGTGGTCATCATCCGCGAGAACGAGGAGGACCTCTACGCCGGGATCGAGCACCGCCAGACCGACGACGTGATCCAGTCGGTCAAGCTGATCTCCCGGCCGGGGTCGGAGCGCATCGTGCGCTACGCCTTCGACTACGCCCGCGCCAACCATCGGCGCAAGGTGACGGCCTTCGTCAAGGACAACGTCATGAAGATGACGGACGGGCTGTTCCTGAAGATCTTCAACGAGATCGCCGCCGAATATCCGGAGATCAAGGCCGACCATCTGATCGTCGACATCGGCGCCGCCCGTCTGGCCGACCAGCCGGAACGCTTCGACGTGATCGTGACGCTGAACCTGTACGGCGACATCGTGTCGGACATCGCCGCCCAGATCACCGGCTCGGTCGGGCTGGCCGGCTCCGCCAACATCGGCGACGCCTGCGCCATGTTCGAGGCGATCCACGGCTCGGCGCCGATGATCGCGGGGCAGGGGATCGCCAACCCGTCGGGCCTGCTGATGGCCGCGGTGATGATGCTGGTCCACATCGGGCAGGGCGACGTGGCGGCGCGCATCCACAACGCCTGGCTCAAGACCATCGAGGACGGCGTCCACACCGTGGACATCTTCAACCGCGGAGTCAGCCGCCAGCGCGTCGGCACCCACGCCTTCGCCGATGCGGTGGTGGAGCGGCTGGGCCAGATGCCGGTGACCCTGCCCACCGTCGGCTACGCCGTCACCGCGCGGCCCGCCTATGAGTCCGGGGTGCGGCTGTCGCCCCGCCGCAAGGCGGTGAAGGAACTGGTCGGGGTGGACGTGTTCCTGCATTGGCCGGGCGGCAACCCGGACGAGCTGGCCGGGCTGGTCCTGCCGGTGGCCACTCCGGCGCTGCGGCTGTCGAGCATCTCCAACCGCTCGCAGAAGGTCTGGCCGGAGGGCAACATCGGCGTCTTCTGCACCGACCACTGGCGCTGCCGATTCCTGGCGCCGGAGGGCGTGGCAGTCGGCCACCCCGACATCGTCGAGCTTCTGTCGGGCCTTGCCCGCGCCGGGCTGGACTTCACCCAGACCGAGAATCTGTGCAACTTCGACGGCAAATCCGGCTTCTCGGCCACGTAA
- a CDS encoding antibiotic biosynthesis monooxygenase family protein — MYIAMNRFRVRPDSEQDFEEVWLNREVHLNTVPGFVEFHMLRGPRYEDHRLYSSHTVWESEAHFQAWTRSEEFRAAHRGAGDRKPLYLGPPQFEGFEVIQTVGREG; from the coding sequence ATGTACATCGCCATGAACCGTTTCCGCGTGCGTCCGGACTCGGAGCAGGACTTCGAGGAGGTCTGGCTGAACCGCGAGGTCCATCTGAACACGGTTCCGGGCTTTGTGGAGTTCCACATGCTGCGCGGCCCGCGTTACGAGGACCACCGCCTCTATTCCTCCCACACCGTCTGGGAGTCGGAGGCGCATTTCCAGGCCTGGACCCGCTCGGAGGAGTTCCGCGCCGCCCATCGCGGGGCGGGAGACCGCAAGCCGCTCTATCTCGGCCCGCCGCAGTTCGAGGGCTTCGAGGTCATCCAGACCGTGGGGCGCGAGGGCTGA
- a CDS encoding exopolysaccharide biosynthesis protein, with protein MDTKDPARASALLKKLHGRMTGDKPTLGEVLGHLGDRAPGFLLLALAIPAVVPTPGLPAGLIFGTVLALVAIQMIVGRDRLEVPGWIGRRRVARTTLEKIVEKGTPLVERLEARLRTRWPSLTRQSALRPLGVFLLAMGVLIALPIPFGNTLPGLAVLVIALGLIVKDGLAVAAGLGLGVAAAGVSAMLIAGSWWAITAAPI; from the coding sequence ATGGACACGAAGGACCCGGCACGGGCGTCCGCGCTGCTCAAAAAGCTGCACGGGCGCATGACCGGCGACAAGCCGACGCTGGGAGAGGTGCTGGGCCATCTCGGCGACCGCGCGCCGGGTTTTCTGCTGTTGGCGCTGGCGATCCCGGCCGTGGTGCCGACGCCGGGGCTGCCGGCGGGCCTGATCTTCGGCACGGTGCTGGCGCTGGTGGCGATCCAGATGATCGTCGGACGCGACCGGCTGGAGGTGCCGGGCTGGATCGGGCGCCGCCGTGTGGCGCGGACCACGCTTGAAAAGATCGTGGAGAAGGGAACACCGCTGGTCGAGCGGCTGGAAGCCCGGCTGCGCACGCGCTGGCCGTCGCTGACCCGTCAGAGCGCGCTGCGGCCGCTGGGTGTTTTCCTGCTGGCGATGGGTGTTCTGATCGCCCTGCCCATCCCGTTCGGCAACACCCTGCCCGGTCTGGCGGTGCTGGTGATCGCGCTGGGGCTGATCGTGAAGGACGGTCTGGCGGTCGCCGCCGGTCTGGGTCTGGGCGTGGCGGCGGCGGGTGTCTCGGCGATGCTGATCGCCGGAAGCTGGTGGGCGATCACCGCGGCGCCGATCTGA
- a CDS encoding phosphate-starvation-inducible PsiE family protein — translation MLQSLPRAPSNSLLEQGLIRALKSFNGLLHVVLAIALVAASAMVVWEFFVEAWAAFQKDQLAHGFLHALGVLFIVWTLSALISAEVDYVRTNRFHLRVFLEVAMITLLRQLIVRPVQAVAGDVQTGDWSSLWQYGLLLAGLITVAIAHRLIGDEDALKG, via the coding sequence ATGCTGCAATCGCTCCCCCGCGCCCCGTCCAACTCGCTTCTCGAACAGGGCCTGATCCGCGCCCTGAAGTCCTTCAACGGGCTGCTGCACGTCGTCCTGGCGATCGCCCTGGTCGCGGCGAGCGCCATGGTGGTCTGGGAGTTCTTCGTGGAGGCCTGGGCGGCCTTCCAGAAGGACCAGCTGGCGCACGGCTTCCTGCACGCGCTCGGCGTGCTGTTCATCGTCTGGACGCTGTCCGCGCTGATCTCCGCGGAGGTCGACTACGTCCGGACCAACCGCTTCCACCTGCGGGTCTTCCTGGAGGTGGCGATGATCACGCTGCTGCGGCAACTGATCGTGCGCCCGGTCCAGGCGGTGGCGGGCGACGTGCAGACCGGCGACTGGTCCAGCCTGTGGCAGTACGGCCTTCTCCTCGCCGGCCTCATCACCGTCGCCATCGCCCACCGCCTGATCGGCGACGAAGATGCTCTGAAAGGCTGA
- a CDS encoding RNA polymerase sigma factor: protein MPLPKPPPDPPPANGPASGPSANSPVDERAIAAQVPRLRRYAAALAGNLSDADDLVQDCIEKALANRHTLRDVTRLGGWLLSILHNLHVSGLRWRRRRGPEVPVEDLANDLALSAAPADRAEVRDFVRAFNQLSEEHRAVLLLTGLEGLSYREAAEVLGVPVGTVMSRLARARERLRVLLDGGTEQAVRRIK, encoded by the coding sequence ATGCCTCTGCCAAAGCCGCCTCCCGACCCTCCTCCAGCGAACGGCCCAGCCAGTGGCCCCTCTGCCAATAGCCCGGTGGACGAGCGGGCCATCGCCGCGCAGGTGCCGCGGCTGCGCCGCTACGCCGCAGCGCTGGCCGGCAACCTGTCCGACGCCGACGACCTCGTGCAGGACTGCATCGAGAAGGCGCTGGCCAACCGGCACACGTTGCGGGACGTCACCCGGCTCGGCGGCTGGCTGCTGTCGATCCTGCACAACCTGCACGTTTCCGGCCTGCGCTGGCGCCGCCGCCGCGGGCCGGAGGTGCCGGTGGAGGATCTCGCCAACGATCTGGCGCTCAGCGCCGCCCCCGCCGACCGGGCGGAGGTGCGGGATTTCGTGCGCGCCTTCAACCAGCTGTCGGAGGAGCACCGGGCCGTGCTTCTGCTGACCGGGCTGGAGGGGCTGTCCTACCGCGAGGCGGCGGAAGTGCTGGGGGTTCCGGTGGGAACCGTCATGTCGCGGCTGGCCCGCGCCCGGGAACGGCTGCGCGTCCTGCTGGACGGCGGGACGGAGCAGGCGGTGAGGAGGATCAAGTGA
- a CDS encoding anti-sigma factor family protein — MDTEPDAPVTEAELHAWMDGELPEERRGEVERHLAGNPDLARRFDRYRAQRTMLQGTFGPLIDRPLPEALVPPYGRAPGRPAVRPRRWLPALAAAATLLVFVVGGAGGWWLRGWSGGVGGGGAAFVADAVAAHRVFAVEVRHPVEVGADQEAHLVGWLSKRLGKPLQAPRLADKGYDLVGGRLLSDARGPAAQLMYQDAAGRRITLYIRPASDAPDTSFRFAQDGNVQAFYWRDNGLAWAVTGDLDRVTLSAIAEEVYGALNS; from the coding sequence ATGGACACCGAACCGGACGCTCCGGTGACCGAGGCCGAGTTGCACGCCTGGATGGACGGCGAATTGCCGGAGGAACGGCGCGGCGAGGTCGAGCGCCATCTGGCGGGCAACCCCGATCTGGCCCGCCGCTTCGACCGCTACCGCGCCCAGCGGACCATGCTCCAGGGAACCTTTGGCCCGCTGATCGACCGGCCGTTGCCGGAGGCCCTGGTGCCGCCCTACGGCCGGGCGCCGGGCCGGCCGGCGGTGCGTCCGCGCCGATGGCTTCCGGCGCTGGCCGCGGCGGCGACCCTGCTGGTCTTCGTCGTCGGCGGGGCGGGGGGCTGGTGGCTGCGCGGCTGGTCGGGCGGGGTGGGTGGCGGTGGCGCGGCCTTCGTCGCCGATGCGGTGGCCGCGCATCGGGTCTTCGCGGTGGAGGTCCGCCATCCCGTCGAGGTCGGCGCCGACCAGGAAGCGCATCTCGTGGGTTGGCTGTCGAAGCGCCTGGGCAAGCCGCTGCAGGCGCCGCGGCTGGCCGACAAGGGCTATGATCTGGTGGGCGGGCGGTTGCTGTCCGACGCCCGGGGGCCGGCGGCCCAGCTCATGTACCAGGATGCGGCCGGTCGCCGCATCACCCTGTACATCCGTCCGGCCTCCGACGCGCCGGACACCTCCTTCCGGTTTGCCCAGGACGGCAACGTCCAGGCTTTCTACTGGCGGGACAACGGTTTGGCGTGGGCGGTAACGGGTGACCTCGACCGAGTGACCCTTTCGGCCATAGCCGAGGAGGTGTACGGCGCGTTGAACTCATAA
- a CDS encoding NADP-dependent isocitrate dehydrogenase, whose amino-acid sequence MTKIKVANPVVELDGDEMTRIIWQFIKDKLILPYLDVDLKYYDLSVENRDKTDDRVTVESANAIKQYGVGVKCATITPDEARVTEFNLKKMWKSPNGTIRNILGGTVFREPIVCSNVPRYVPGWTKPIIIGRHAFGDQYKATDFVVPGKGKLTIKWVPEGGGEPIEQEVYDFPASGVAMGMYNLDESIEGFAHSSFMYGLERGYPVYLSTKNTILKAYDGRFKDIFQKVFDEHYAAQFKAKGLVYEHRLIDDMVASALKWEGGFVWACKNYDGDVQSDIVAQGFGSLGLMTSVLITPDGKTVEAEAAHGTVTRHYREHQKGKETSTNPIASIYAWTQGLAYRGKFDNTPDVVKFAETLERVCVETVESGFMTKDLAILIGPDQPWLTTKQFLDKLDENLQKKMAAWA is encoded by the coding sequence ATGACGAAGATCAAGGTAGCCAATCCGGTCGTCGAACTCGACGGCGACGAGATGACGCGAATCATCTGGCAGTTCATCAAGGACAAGCTGATCCTGCCGTACCTCGACGTCGACCTGAAATACTACGATCTCAGCGTCGAGAACCGCGACAAGACCGACGACCGCGTGACCGTCGAATCGGCCAACGCGATCAAGCAGTACGGCGTCGGCGTCAAGTGCGCGACCATCACCCCGGACGAGGCGCGGGTGACGGAGTTCAATCTCAAGAAGATGTGGAAGTCGCCGAACGGCACGATCCGCAACATCCTGGGCGGCACCGTCTTCCGCGAGCCGATCGTCTGCTCCAACGTTCCGCGTTACGTTCCGGGCTGGACCAAGCCGATCATCATCGGCCGTCACGCCTTCGGCGACCAGTACAAGGCCACCGACTTCGTCGTTCCCGGCAAGGGCAAGCTGACGATCAAGTGGGTGCCGGAAGGCGGCGGCGAGCCGATCGAGCAGGAGGTGTACGACTTCCCCGCCTCCGGCGTCGCCATGGGCATGTACAACCTGGACGAATCGATCGAGGGCTTCGCCCACTCCAGCTTCATGTACGGCCTGGAGCGCGGCTACCCGGTCTATCTGTCCACCAAGAACACGATCCTCAAGGCCTATGACGGGCGCTTCAAGGACATCTTCCAGAAGGTGTTCGACGAGCATTACGCCGCCCAGTTCAAGGCCAAGGGCCTCGTCTACGAGCACCGCCTGATCGACGACATGGTCGCCTCGGCCCTGAAGTGGGAAGGCGGCTTCGTGTGGGCCTGCAAGAACTACGACGGCGACGTTCAGTCGGACATCGTGGCGCAGGGCTTTGGCTCGCTGGGCCTGATGACCTCGGTGCTGATCACGCCGGACGGCAAGACCGTTGAGGCGGAGGCCGCCCACGGCACGGTGACCCGCCACTACCGCGAGCACCAGAAGGGCAAGGAGACCTCCACCAACCCGATCGCCTCGATCTACGCCTGGACGCAGGGTCTGGCCTACCGCGGCAAGTTCGACAACACGCCGGACGTCGTGAAGTTCGCCGAGACGCTGGAGCGCGTCTGCGTCGAGACCGTCGAGTCGGGCTTCATGACCAAGGATCTGGCGATCCTCATCGGTCCGGATCAGCCCTGGCTAACCACCAAGCAGTTCCTCGACAAGCTGGACGAGAACCTGCAGAAGAAGATGGCCGCCTGGGCGTAA
- a CDS encoding LysM peptidoglycan-binding domain-containing protein, whose translation MKQALLFGGAATVAAAAVVAYLAFDPSPAPGSRAGTAGSGTTVALGSVSPAKPPANAPAPAKAAEEPAGPRFDIVRVAPDGATVMAGRATPGSSVTVHDGERALGSVNADARGEWVLLPDQPLAPGARELSLSERATPAAEPTPSERVVVVVVPDPPPATGGASSETPTGPLAVAMPRDGLGDGRGGSTILQAPKGPAAPATRGVAAPPPPGGVSLESMDYDASGRVAMGGRAQPGSAVQLYLDNLLVGSAHTDPNGQWRLRPERAVPPGVYTLRADQVTDSGKVTARVELPVQVSEVPANLPDGRSMVVQPGNSLWRIARSTYGHGVQYTLIYEANRGQIRDPDLIYPGQIFALPVSN comes from the coding sequence GTGAAGCAAGCTCTCCTGTTCGGCGGTGCGGCGACGGTCGCCGCGGCCGCCGTTGTCGCGTATCTGGCCTTCGATCCGTCGCCCGCGCCGGGCTCCCGCGCCGGAACGGCCGGGTCCGGAACGACCGTCGCGCTGGGCAGCGTGTCCCCGGCCAAGCCGCCGGCCAACGCGCCCGCCCCGGCGAAAGCCGCGGAGGAGCCCGCCGGTCCGCGCTTCGACATCGTGCGCGTCGCCCCGGACGGCGCCACCGTGATGGCCGGCCGCGCCACGCCGGGCTCGTCGGTGACCGTCCATGACGGGGAGCGCGCGCTCGGTTCCGTCAACGCCGACGCGCGCGGCGAGTGGGTTCTGCTTCCCGACCAGCCCTTGGCCCCCGGCGCCCGCGAACTGAGCCTGTCGGAGAGGGCGACCCCCGCCGCCGAACCGACCCCGTCGGAGCGCGTCGTGGTGGTCGTGGTGCCCGACCCGCCGCCGGCCACCGGCGGGGCGTCCTCGGAAACCCCCACAGGTCCGCTGGCCGTCGCCATGCCGCGCGATGGGCTGGGCGACGGGCGGGGCGGCAGCACGATCCTGCAGGCGCCGAAGGGGCCGGCCGCTCCGGCGACCCGCGGCGTGGCGGCCCCGCCGCCGCCGGGGGGCGTGTCGCTGGAAAGCATGGATTACGACGCCTCGGGGCGGGTCGCCATGGGCGGCCGGGCGCAGCCGGGAAGCGCCGTGCAGCTCTATCTCGACAATCTTCTGGTCGGCAGCGCCCACACCGACCCGAACGGCCAGTGGCGGCTGCGTCCGGAACGGGCCGTGCCGCCGGGCGTCTACACGCTGCGCGCCGATCAGGTCACCGACTCGGGCAAGGTCACCGCCCGCGTCGAACTTCCGGTTCAGGTGTCGGAGGTTCCGGCCAACCTGCCGGACGGCCGGTCGATGGTCGTCCAGCCCGGCAACAGCCTGTGGCGGATCGCCCGCTCCACCTACGGGCACGGCGTGCAGTACACGCTGATCTACGAGGCCAACCGCGGCCAGATCCGCGATCCGGACCTGATCTATCCCGGCCAGATCTTCGCGCTGCCGGTCTCGAACTGA
- a CDS encoding TIGR00730 family Rossman fold protein, translating to MRAPNSVCVYCGSSSRVAAVHKEAAHMLGDGLARRGIQLIYGGGRVGLMGIAADAALAAGGQVVGIIPEHIQAAEIEHTGLTELHVVDSMHTRKRMMVDRADAFVVLPGGLGTLDEAFEILTWKQLGLHDKPVVIADVDGYWRPLLGLIDHTVAQGFTQPAHRALYTVVDDVDDVFAALAYEPEPALKIPTQKL from the coding sequence ATGAGAGCCCCGAATTCCGTCTGCGTCTATTGCGGCTCATCCAGCCGCGTCGCCGCTGTCCACAAAGAGGCCGCCCATATGTTGGGCGACGGGCTCGCCCGGCGGGGCATCCAGCTCATCTACGGCGGTGGGCGCGTCGGGCTGATGGGCATCGCCGCCGACGCGGCGCTGGCCGCCGGGGGGCAGGTCGTCGGCATCATCCCGGAGCACATCCAGGCCGCCGAGATCGAGCACACCGGCCTGACCGAACTGCACGTCGTCGACAGCATGCACACCCGCAAGCGCATGATGGTCGACCGCGCCGACGCCTTCGTGGTGCTGCCGGGCGGTCTCGGCACGCTCGACGAGGCGTTCGAGATCCTGACCTGGAAGCAGCTGGGCCTGCACGACAAGCCGGTGGTGATCGCGGATGTGGACGGCTATTGGCGCCCCTTGCTCGGCCTGATCGACCATACGGTGGCGCAGGGTTTCACCCAGCCGGCGCACCGCGCGCTGTACACCGTCGTCGATGACGTGGACGACGTGTTTGCCGCGTTGGCCTATGAACCGGAGCCCGCGTTGAAGATTCCCACACAAAAGCTCTGA